In Calditrichota bacterium, the DNA window TACTGTAGAAGACGTTCAGATAAATAACTAGTGTGCAGATGATTTCACGCACATTTTAGTGATTTCGGCTTTGTAAATTTAGTTTTAACAATTAAAGGCTATCTCTAAAAAAACAGACGACAGCTTTTTTGAACATAATTATGGAATTAGAATGCAAGAAAGAATTATTGAAATAATCGTTTATCTTTTAGAAGAATTTCAACAAACACCAACAAACGAAAACTATACGGATCTTTCCAAAGAATTAATATCCCGCGGATATACTGAAAGCGAAATTAACTTTGCTTTTTCGTGGATATTTAATCATTTGCAAAAATCCGGTGAAGATCAGTTAGAATTTAATTATGCCCCGGACTCTATTCGTGTATTACATGATCTTGAAAAATTAGTAATTGCCCCTGAAGCATATGGCTATTTACTTCAGTTACTACATTTGGGAATGATTAAAGAAGTAGATATGGAAGATGTTATTGAAAGGGCATTGTCAATTGGCAGCACACATATTTCATTGGAAGATATTAAATCTATGGCTGCATCAGTGATTTTTAATCCGGAAACAAACCCTTCTTTAGAAGGCTTTTTCTTTCACCAGGGAACGAATACCATTCATTAACAATTGTAAGATTGTAAGACTAAAAGATCGATGCTCCCGTAGCTTTCGTAATTGTTTTCCCTCTCTATAATCTCTTTTATTTTTTTTTCTTTGATCTTGATTCTTTAATCTTGCTACTTGGTTATTTCTTCTTTTTCTTTTTTCTGGCCGCAGTAGCCTCTACCAATTCAACACACTCTTCTTGGGTCAATTCTTCCGGCTTTTTGCCTTTTGGAATTCTTGCATTGGTTTTGCCACTTTTTACATAAGGGCCGTAACGCCCATTTAAAACCTGGATGTTACCATCATCAAACTCCTTGATTACAGCATTATTCTTTTTCTCTGCATCCTCGGCAATTAGCTCAAGAGCACGTTCCAAGGTTATGGTGTAGGGGTCATCATCCTTAATTGAAACAAACTTTTTACCAACACGGACATATGGACCGTACCGCCCAACATTCGCAGAGATTGGCTCACCATCTTTCGATTCACCGAGTTCCCGCGGTAACTCAAATAGTTTTAAAGCTTCATCAAGAGTAATGCTTTCAAGACGTTGTTCTTTTAATAAACTGGCAAATAACGGTTTTTCCTCATCATCAACAGTCCCGATTTGAGCAGCAGCCCCATATTTTGCCATTCTGACACTAACCGGGCGTCCGCTTTTAGGATCGGTTCCAAGAACCCTGCTTTGGATAACTTCGCTGCGTGGGATTTTTTCTTTTTCTTCAACCTGCTGACTAAAATTTTTCCAGAACTTTTCCATCAGCGGGATCCAATTGTTTTCTCCTCTGGAGATTGCATCCAGTTTGTCTTCCAGCTGGGCAGTGAATTCATAATCCACATACTGAGTAAAATGATCTGTTAAAAATTTGTTAACAACCCTTCCAATATCGGTTGGGTGAAATCTTTTAGCTTCCAGCTCAACATATTCACGCGAAGTCAAGGTAGAAATAATAGCAGCATATGTGGATGGACGGCCAATACCAAATTCTTCCAGTGCTTTTATCAAAGTAGCTTCAGAAAAGCGTCCCGGAGGTTTTGTAAAATGTTGTTCATTTACAATTTCTTTTAAATCGACATGATCACCAATTTCAAACTTTGGAAGTATTTTTTCATCACTATTTTCTGCAGGATCATCAACACCGACTTTATATACTTGTAAATATCCAGGGCTCTCAATAGTCGATCCTGTGGCTCTGAACATTCCTTTGTCGCCGCAAACAAAATCTATCCCAACAGTATTGATTTTTGCCGGAACCATTTGAGAAGCAACAGCTCTTTTCCAGATAAGGCCGTATAGTTTTAGCTGATCGGTAGAGAGGTGTTTTTTGATCGATTCTGGTGTTAAATTAACCGAGGTTGGCCGGACGGCTTCGTGAGCTTCCTGAGCGTTTTTTGATTTTGTTTTGTAAAAATTTGGTTTATCCGGACAATTCTCTTTTCCATATTCGCTATTTATAAAACTACGGATTTCATTTAGTGCTTGTTGGGCCATGTTAACAGAGTCTGTCCTCATATAAGTAATCAGCCCCTCTTCTCCGCTTCCTACATCAATACCTTCATAAAGTTGCTGTGCAATCCTCATGGTTCGCTTTGCAGAAAACCCAAATTTACGAGATGCATCCTGTTGTAAAGTTGAGGTAATAAATGGTGGTGCTGGTGAGCGCTTACGTTGCTTTTTGTCAATATTATCTACAGTAAGCTGTCCGTTTGCGGCGGTCATAAGAGATTCACGTACAGATGTTGCCTGTGATTCATTTGTAATATAGAATTGACCGGCTTTGTCATTTTCATAACGGGTTAGGTTTGCCGTAAAGGGCTGTGCTTTTTGCTTACACTCAGCTGTGACAGACCAATATTCTTTTGGAATAAAAGCTTCAATTTGTTTTTCACGCTCAACAATTAAACGCAATGCCGGGCTTTGTACTCTTCCTGCAGAAAGGCCGTATTTAATTTTTTTCCATAGCAGTGGAGAAAGGTTAAAGCCAACCAGATAATCCAAAGCACGCCTGGCTTGTTGTGCATTTATCAAATCATCTGAAAGTGTACGAGGATTACTAAGTGCCTCGGTTACTGCAGATTTTGTGATCTCGTAGAAAGCAACTCTGTGTACAGGTTTTTCTTTGATCAGTTTTTTGGATTTTAATAATTCTGAAATATGCCAGGAAATGGCTTCACCTTCACGGTCAGGGTCAGTGGCGAGGTAAATAGCATCAGTTTTTTTAACGGCTTTTAAAATTTCATCAATATTTTTTTTGTTCTTTTTTACAGTTTCATAATTCATCTGAAATGTTTCAGTATCTACAGCGCCTTCTTTAGGGACCAGGTCACGTACATGTCCAAAGGATGCGATTACCTGAAAATCGGTACCGAGATACTTATTTATTGTTTTCGCTTTAGCAGGGGATTCCACTATAACCAGGTTCTTGCTCATATTCTAAACTACTTTCCGGTTTGTTTCTTTTTGTGCACAAATTTGGTTTTTTTAAAAAGCCTGATAATATGATTTATTGATGGTTTTATCAAGTTTTGTTTTGAAAAAATAATTTCAACTTAATCGGTTGCTAAATAAAAACCGAATCCTTTAAGAAAAAATGAATATTTTTGCTGCATAAAGCGTTTAAATTTGTATTAAAAAGCTGGTTAATATTTTTACTAAACTAAATTGGATTTTGTTTTTTTTGAGTTCCGAACATTTTCACAAAAAGAATGTACAAGTATTGATATTTTTAATTAATAAAATTGCATATTAGAAAATATTTATCGATTATAAATACAAGACGAGCCCATCTAATAATTCGGAAATAAATGGACAAAACTGTTCGAAGTTATTTAAGATACCTTGCATTAGAAAAACGATATTCTCCTCAAACTGTTAAAAGTTATTCCACTGATTTGTCTCAATTCTCTGATTTTCTCAGCGAGCTTAGCGATGGCTATGATATTGCCTGGAAAAATATCAATAAAAAAAATATACGTCATTTTTTAATGGAACTACAAGATCGTGGACTTGGCAAACGTTCAATTGCAAGAAAAGTAGCCACGCTGAAGTCCTATTTTCAGTATTTGGAAAAACAGGAAGTCATTATTAATAGTCTCGCCTCTTCAATAAAAATGCCAAGATTTGACCAAAAGCTACCGGAGTTTTTGTCTGATGAAGAGATAAAAGACATTTTAAATAAACCTGATCTGGAGAGTTTTGAAGGATTAAGGGATCGCGCAATTCTGGAACTTTTTTATTCTTGCGGCCTTCGCCTTGCTGAACTTATAAACCTAAAACTTGAAGATTTAATGCTGCGAGAAAATGCAATCCGTGTGTTGGGAAAAGGAAAAAAAGAACGTATCATCCCGATTGGAAAACATGCAAAAAAAGCAATACTAAATTATTTAGATAAAAGGCAAAAAAAAGCACAGGTTGGGATCCAGGAATTGTTTGTTCTGGGATCTGGCAAAAAAATGTATGCCATGGCTATCCAGCGATTGGTAAAAAAACACATTAATGAAGTAGTAAATGTGCATACGGCAAGCCCTCATATTTTGCGCCATAGTTATGCTACACATTTGTTGGATGAAGGTGCAAATATAAGGGTGGTTAAAGATTTACTAGGCCATCAAAACCTGTCTACGACCCAAGTTTATACACATCTTTCTATAGAACATTTACAACGAGTATACAAAAAGGCTCATCCTAAAGCCGATAAAAAAGAATAACCCTTAAATAAGGAGGACTTTATGAACATCGCCATAACTACCAGAGGATATAAAGCGCCCGAACGCTTAAAAAATTATGTTAACGAAAAGTTGATTCGACTAGAAAGGTTTTCTGACATAATTATGAGCAATGAAGCAATAATATCCTATGAAAAGTTAGACCAGGTAGTTGAGTTTAAGGTGAAATTGAAGCACAAAGTAATTCGGGTAAAAGAAAAATCTGAAGATGTTTTTAAATCGGTTGATCTTGCTATAGATAATGTTGAAAGGCAAATTGCAAAGGCAAAAGATAGAATGAAAGACCGCAGTACAACAAAAATTGTAGAAAACCTAGAACAATAAAACTTAAGGCGCCTTCCTTGGCGCCTTTTCTTCTTTTCCCAGTACCATTTCTTTACTATATTGTCCACCCTATGAATGATTTTATAACTGTTCGCTCTCTTCTTGAAAATAATAAACGCAGATTAAAGCTTAAATTGCTTTGTTCTGTAAACGGTCTAAATAAAAAGATTGTAACAGGAGAATTGCATCGACCAGGATTAGCGTTGTCTGGGTTTACCGGAACATTTACTTATAATCGTATCCAGATTTTGGGAAACACTGAGATTTCATTTTTAAATGAACTTTCAAACGAGGAATTACAAAAATCGATTGATAAGGTTCTTGAGTTCCCCATTCCGGTCATCATTGTAACATCGGGTAATAAACCACCGGATTATTTAATTCAGGTGGCAACACGTAGGTACATTCCTGTTATTACTACTTCAATCCAAACAACAGATTTTAGTCATTTATTAGCAGACTATCTTCAAAGACAATTCGCATTACATGTATCTATTCATGG includes these proteins:
- a CDS encoding DUF494 family protein, translating into MQERIIEIIVYLLEEFQQTPTNENYTDLSKELISRGYTESEINFAFSWIFNHLQKSGEDQLEFNYAPDSIRVLHDLEKLVIAPEAYGYLLQLLHLGMIKEVDMEDVIERALSIGSTHISLEDIKSMAASVIFNPETNPSLEGFFFHQGTNTIH
- the topA gene encoding type I DNA topoisomerase — translated: MSKNLVIVESPAKAKTINKYLGTDFQVIASFGHVRDLVPKEGAVDTETFQMNYETVKKNKKNIDEILKAVKKTDAIYLATDPDREGEAISWHISELLKSKKLIKEKPVHRVAFYEITKSAVTEALSNPRTLSDDLINAQQARRALDYLVGFNLSPLLWKKIKYGLSAGRVQSPALRLIVEREKQIEAFIPKEYWSVTAECKQKAQPFTANLTRYENDKAGQFYITNESQATSVRESLMTAANGQLTVDNIDKKQRKRSPAPPFITSTLQQDASRKFGFSAKRTMRIAQQLYEGIDVGSGEEGLITYMRTDSVNMAQQALNEIRSFINSEYGKENCPDKPNFYKTKSKNAQEAHEAVRPTSVNLTPESIKKHLSTDQLKLYGLIWKRAVASQMVPAKINTVGIDFVCGDKGMFRATGSTIESPGYLQVYKVGVDDPAENSDEKILPKFEIGDHVDLKEIVNEQHFTKPPGRFSEATLIKALEEFGIGRPSTYAAIISTLTSREYVELEAKRFHPTDIGRVVNKFLTDHFTQYVDYEFTAQLEDKLDAISRGENNWIPLMEKFWKNFSQQVEEKEKIPRSEVIQSRVLGTDPKSGRPVSVRMAKYGAAAQIGTVDDEEKPLFASLLKEQRLESITLDEALKLFELPRELGESKDGEPISANVGRYGPYVRVGKKFVSIKDDDPYTITLERALELIAEDAEKKNNAVIKEFDDGNIQVLNGRYGPYVKSGKTNARIPKGKKPEELTQEECVELVEATAARKKKKKK
- a CDS encoding tyrosine recombinase encodes the protein MDKTVRSYLRYLALEKRYSPQTVKSYSTDLSQFSDFLSELSDGYDIAWKNINKKNIRHFLMELQDRGLGKRSIARKVATLKSYFQYLEKQEVIINSLASSIKMPRFDQKLPEFLSDEEIKDILNKPDLESFEGLRDRAILELFYSCGLRLAELINLKLEDLMLRENAIRVLGKGKKERIIPIGKHAKKAILNYLDKRQKKAQVGIQELFVLGSGKKMYAMAIQRLVKKHINEVVNVHTASPHILRHSYATHLLDEGANIRVVKDLLGHQNLSTTQVYTHLSIEHLQRVYKKAHPKADKKE
- the raiA gene encoding ribosome-associated translation inhibitor RaiA encodes the protein MNIAITTRGYKAPERLKNYVNEKLIRLERFSDIIMSNEAIISYEKLDQVVEFKVKLKHKVIRVKEKSEDVFKSVDLAIDNVERQIAKAKDRMKDRSTTKIVENLEQ